The Vibrio rhizosphaerae genome includes a region encoding these proteins:
- a CDS encoding IS3 family transposase (programmed frameshift) produces MTKRTRRTFSAEFKLEAAQLVLDQNYTVVEAAKAMGVGKSTMDKWVRQLKQEKKGMTPQASPMTPEQIEIRELKKKLARLEEHNEILKKGYRSLDVGLTEQLSIIEKLKQSFSVTTLCHVFSVHRSSYKYWRCRPKRVSPELVKLKSLIKEVHTASNGSAGARSIADMVTAQGVKLTRYRASKIMKLLGLFSCQTPKHRYRKASQEHVEIPNHLSRQFAVTTPNQVWVGDVTYVWTGQRWMYLAVVIDLFARKPIGWAMSVSPDSKLTGKALSMAFESRGKPKGVMFHSDQGSHYTSRSYRQLLWRYQIKQSLSRRGNCWDNSPMERFFRSLKTEWIPVSGYRSFSEARQHITRYITGYYSQLRPHQYNGGLTPNESERLYWKNSKTVANFS; encoded by the exons ATGACCAAGCGTACCAGACGCACTTTCAGTGCGGAATTCAAACTCGAAGCAGCGCAACTTGTTCTCGATCAAAACTACACCGTTGTTGAAGCTGCAAAAGCCATGGGTGTTGGTAAATCGACAATGGATAAGTGGGTAAGGCAGCTCAAGCAAGAAAAAAAGGGAATGACTCCTCAAGCCTCACCAATGACACCAGAGCAAATTGAGATACGAGAGCTAAAGAAGAAACTTGCACGTCTTGAAGAGCACAATGAAATATTAAAAAAGG GCTACCGCTCTCTTGATGTCGGACTCACTGAACAACTCTCGATAATCGAGAAACTCAAGCAGAGCTTTAGCGTAACAACCCTGTGTCATGTGTTCAGTGTCCACCGCAGCAGTTACAAATACTGGCGTTGTCGCCCTAAGAGGGTTTCTCCAGAGTTGGTGAAACTAAAGAGTCTCATTAAAGAAGTTCATACGGCAAGCAACGGCTCTGCTGGTGCGAGAAGCATTGCCGACATGGTGACGGCCCAAGGTGTAAAACTGACACGTTATCGAGCTTCTAAGATAATGAAATTATTAGGGTTGTTCAGCTGCCAAACACCGAAGCACCGATATCGAAAGGCATCACAAGAGCACGTAGAGATCCCAAACCATCTGTCTCGACAATTTGCCGTTACCACTCCCAACCAAGTCTGGGTCGGTGATGTGACGTATGTCTGGACGGGACAACGCTGGATGTATCTTGCTGTTGTCATCGACCTGTTCGCGAGAAAGCCAATTGGTTGGGCGATGTCAGTATCGCCTGATAGTAAGTTGACAGGGAAAGCACTCTCTATGGCGTTTGAATCACGAGGTAAGCCCAAAGGCGTGATGTTCCACAGCGACCAAGGAAGTCATTACACCAGTCGTTCTTATCGGCAACTGTTGTGGCGTTATCAAATTAAGCAAAGCTTATCTAGGCGAGGTAATTGTTGGGACAATAGCCCGATGGAGCGGTTCTTCAGAAGTCTAAAGACAGAATGGATACCGGTGTCGGGTTATAGGAGTTTTAGCGAAGCAAGACAGCATATAACTCGTTACATCACAGGTTATTACAGCCAACTTAGGCCCCATCAATATAATGGTGGGCTGACACCCAATGAGTCTGAGCGACTGTATTGGAAAAA